The DNA region GTAACTGAGGGAAGAATAACCTGTGCCAAAGTCATCAATGCTAAGTTGCAGATCTAAGGCTTTGAGTCGCATCAACATGGCGATCGTTGTTTCTACATCGGTCATCGCAATGCTTTCAGTAATCTCCAACTTCAAATTGTGACCGTTTAAGCCCGTCTGCCGTAGGGCCTGTTCAATCTGCTCCACCAAATTAGCTTGAGCAAATTGCTTACTGGAAAGATTCACACTGACCACCAATGGAGCGAGTTGAGGAAAGCGATGCTGCCAGATTTGCATCTGACGACAGGCTTCCTCAATCACCCACTGGCCAATGGGGATAATTAAATCTGTTTCTTCGGCAACGGAGATGAATTCCATGGGATGCACAAATCCCCGTTGGGGGTTCTGCCAGCGAAGTAAGGCTTCAAATCCCGCAATTTTGCCAGTTAGTAACGAAACCACGGGCTGATAATGCAACTGAAATTCCTGCCGCTCGATCGCCCGTCGCAAATCCGTTTCCAACTGTAAACGAGTCATCACCTGAACTCGCATTCCTGGCATAAATACCTGATACCGCGCTTTTCCAGAGGCTTTGGCCTGATTCATCGCCGTCTGAGCGTCCCGCAACACATCTTCTGGTTGCAGATAACGGTCTAACTCGTTCAGGACAATGCCCATACTGGCGCTCGTAAATACTTCCTGTCCCTGCAAAACGAAGGGTTGTTTAATCTGCTTTTGCAAGTAGTCTGCTAAATGAGCCACTTCGTCTATATCCCGGATTTGAGGCAGCAGAATTGCAAATTCATCTCCTCCAACCCTGGCCAAACGATCCCCAGACTTGAGGCCAGATTTCAGCCGTTTGGCGAGCGCAATTAACAGTTCATCGGCCCGATGCGGCCCAAAACTGTCATTGATTGTTTTGAAGCTATCCAGTCCTAAAGACAAAACAGCCCAGGATGGGTCATAGCCTACCTGTTTTAATGGATTTAACTGTCTCCCACGATTGATGGCCCACTGCACCTGATTGATAAATAAAGTCCGATTGGGCAAGCCTGTTAACTCATCATGCAGAGCGTTGTAAAGCAGACGATAGGCCAGGATGGCAACACTGGAGCCGATCAACGCGATCATAGGAGCCACAAAGGGAATCCAACCTGCCTGTAAAAAGGTACCCAGGCAAATCCCGAATAAACTGACACCACCTATCGCTACCGCTAATCCCAACCAGGCAGGATGTCGCAATCGCCAGCCTAACACCCCTCCCAGCAGTGCCCAAATCCAGATCCAGGCAATTTCGATGGGCTGAGGCCAATACCAGATGGCCGATTGCCCGTCCGAGAGCATTCCTAAAATTTGGCTCACTTTCTGAGCATGAACCAGAACTCCCCCCATCTCCGGGTTTTTATCGTCGGAAAGGTTAAAGGGAGTGACAAACAGGTCTTTCACACTGGGAGCTGTGGTGCCAATCAATACCAGCTTATCCTTCACCCAAGCGGGGTCTATCCGCCCATGCAGGACATCCCCTAAAGTCACCTGCCGTGCGGCTGTCTTTCCAGAGCGGTAATTCAGCATAATCTGGTAGCCGCGATCGTCCAGAGTCTGATAGCCACCTGCATGACTGTCTAAGGTTGGAAAAACCCGTTCCCCAATCTGTAAGGCTTTTTGAGCAATGGGGGTGACTGTCAGATGTTGATCTGCAAGGTAGTGCAGGCTGAGCCGCAGGGAAAATGAATAAAAACGTTCCCCTTCAGAAGTGGCAAACAGAAAATTACGACGAACTACGGCATCGGGATCCAGCACAACATCACTAAAACCAACCCGATCTGGAGCCGTTCCTGGTGGCGCTGGCACTCCATCTTTAGCTGCATCCCCTAACAGTCTGATAGTAATTAAATTAGGAGCCTGCAGTTGTTTGAGTAAGTCGGATTGCCCTGGGGGATGGGAAATATCGCGATAAATATCCAGGCCGATCGTGCGGGGACGGTATTGCTGCAATCGTTCTAGTAAACGAGCAATCACCTGATCCGACAGGGGCCACCGTTGTTGCTCTTGAATATCTTGTTCGGTCACCGTAACAACCAGGAGCCGGGAATCAGGGTCTTGTGCTGGGCGTAACCGCAGCATCTCATCGTAGGTCAATAGCTCCCAGGGTTGCAGTCCACCTACCTGCCTGACTCCTACTACCAAACCAACAACTAATAAGCTGCTAATTAAGGCAGGATGTTTCAGAATAAATCCTGAAAATCGGTGGCTGGTGCTCAACAACCTGGCAAATCTTCTGCGGAAATGTGTCATGTGAGCGGTATTACCTGGATTAAGCGATCGCTGAAGGGAAGTTCACTAAAAGATTTCAGTGAGATAAGGGTGCAAACAGGACATTTCAAGACCTAAGGCCCATTTTTGACGATCTTTCAGTTCGCTACGGCAGGCGCACCTACCACCAAATTAAAGCGTTGCATCGAATAACTTGATTCAGTAGATGCTCTTTGGATTAACTTTGCACCAAGTATTGTTTATTCTATCCGTTACCGCTTTAGTCAGTGGCTCGGATTTAATATTCCCAGTAAATTGCTTGAGTTACCATGCCCTCTATGACGTTTGATCCAACCTTTACCGCAAAATTAGCGGCTGCCGCCGATCGGCTGACGTATCTGCTAGACCAGTTTCATCAACCTCGGGTGTTAGTGATCGGAGACTTGTGCCTGGATGAGTTTCTCACAGGACAGGTAGAACGCCTTTCCCGGGAAGCTCCAGTGCTGATCATTCGCCATGAACACACCCGCCAAGTGGCTGGCGGGGGAGCCAATGCGGTGTACAACCTGGCGAAGTTGGGGGCGCAGGTGAAGGCGGCTGGCATCGTTGGAAAAGACGAACAAGGAAAGGCATTACGCCACATCTTTGAGACGGCAGGAATTAATACGGAGGGGATGTTGCTGGACGGCGATCGCCCCACAGTGACGAAAACCCGTATCTCCGGTCATGCCCGACAGTCAGTCACGCAGCAAATTGTTCGGGTCGATCGCAAATCCGACGAGCTACCGTCTCAAGTCTTGCAGGAGCAACTGGCCGACTACATTCAGCAGAACTTGAGCCAGGTGGATGCCGTCGTGTGCTCTGATTATGGAGACGGCACCCTCTCTGCCCCTGTGATTGCAGCGGCCCTATCCCATCCTCTCAGTGTCGTTGATGCCCAAAAGCAGTTACAGCGCTATCAGGGAGCCACCATCTTCACCCCCAATCTGCCTGAGGCCGAACAAGCGGTTGGCTATCCCCTGGGAGATGGCACCGACCTGGCCCTCATTTGCCAGGGTGGCAAGGATCTGATTCAAGCCACACAAGCCCAACAGATCCTCATTACTCGTGGTGGAGAAGGGATGAGTCTAATCCATTGTGATGGCAGTGCACACCACATTCCTGCCTTTAACCGCACCGATGTGTTTGATGTAACAGGCGCAGGAGATACCGTAGTGGCAGCACTCACCCTGGGTTTAATTTTGGGAGCCTCACCCTGGGAAGCGGCGGTATTGGGCAATTTGGCAGCCAGTATTGTGGTGCGTCAATTTGGTACCAGTACAACGTCTCCAACTGAAATGAAAGCGGCTCTCCATCTGCTGCTTGAGGAGTTAGGGGAAGCATAGGGATGGGGCATCAGGAATTGAGGATTGAGGGTGCTTCATTAAAGTAACGAGATCTTTACAAGAACTTCATTTCAGTTCTTCGGATGAACTGCTGAGGGATAGGAATAAGGGAATGGTAGATGCACCCTGATTCAATCCCTGGCAGTTTTGTCAGGGATTTTTTTAACTTTGTTCAAGTCCAGAACCGTGTTTCTCTATTTAGCTCTACTGCTCCATTGACTGAGACGCGGCTAGGCGATCGACGATCGTTTCACCTCCTACCTGAGTTTCTGGATGACGGATATATCACCAGATCCAGATGATCAATACAGCCTGGAAGGGAAGCCGATCCCAATGCAGGATTGGATGATAGGGAATACCTTCAATGGGAATGATGTGAAGCGCTTGATGAATATTGGCTGGAAAAACCGCAATAAATAGAGCAATTAAGTCCCAGGCAGCAGTAACACTCACCAGCGGAATCATCAAGTCAATCGCTTCTAAAATCTCCAAGACTCCACTGATATACACTAATGAAACTGGATAAAGAAACTAAGACGGTACAATTCGGACATATTACTCTGGTCTAATAAAGTGAGTCATCCCAAATAACAGGATGGGCACGGCATTTCCCTTTGCCCATCCTACGTTTTTTCCAATTTGCAAGTGGAAAGAAATGCTAGATAAGGGAGTTACTTGTCATTTGTCCTCTGTCATTTGTAGACGGTTTCTAATCAACAACGAATGACCAATGACAATGACAGTTTCGATCTAGCAATTAATAACACCAACCTGCTTAGTTAGCAGCTTAGTCGATCGCCTGATTCACAACCTCAGGTACGGCTTCTTTCGCATCGTTCAGGTTTTGCTTCAGGTTACGCATCCCGCGTTGTGTTCCGGCGGAAACTTCGTCTTTCATCTGTTGTGCCCGGTTGCCCAGGTTACGGGCAACGTCACCCAGTTGACCGGGAATATCCCGATCGCTCAGGTTGTCGATCGCTTCTTTGGGATTAGCAGCCTGCTTTTCCAGATGCTGAGAAGATCTTTGAATGGTTTTCTCGGTTTGGGCTTTGTTGGCATCCCGGTCATATTTGACATCATCGTTGTAGAGGTTCATGCCGCCTTGACGCTGCTGAGTTGGGGCGTACAATTCCCGTTGTAGGCCAGTACTTTTGTCATAAGGGCTGCTGCCGCTGTTAACTCCAGTTTCACTGGCCATGGAACTGCCTGCACAAGCCGTGCTGGTAAGTAGAAGCAATCCTGCAAAAACTACAATTAAAGCTTGTTTCAGGCGAAAGAATTTAACCAAAGAAGCAATACGGGCGATCGCTCCAGAAATCAGATTGTTCATAACTATTCTCCATGGTGCTGCGTTTATTCGTCCTTTGATTGGACTCGCATTCCACAGTAACGATGGAGAAACTACCTTCTCATCCAGCTAAAGTCATAAAGGTAAGTTTGGATAAAATCAGTCGG from Leptodesmis sichuanensis A121 includes:
- a CDS encoding EAL domain-containing protein encodes the protein MLSTSHRFSGFILKHPALISSLLVVGLVVGVRQVGGLQPWELLTYDEMLRLRPAQDPDSRLLVVTVTEQDIQEQQRWPLSDQVIARLLERLQQYRPRTIGLDIYRDISHPPGQSDLLKQLQAPNLITIRLLGDAAKDGVPAPPGTAPDRVGFSDVVLDPDAVVRRNFLFATSEGERFYSFSLRLSLHYLADQHLTVTPIAQKALQIGERVFPTLDSHAGGYQTLDDRGYQIMLNYRSGKTAARQVTLGDVLHGRIDPAWVKDKLVLIGTTAPSVKDLFVTPFNLSDDKNPEMGGVLVHAQKVSQILGMLSDGQSAIWYWPQPIEIAWIWIWALLGGVLGWRLRHPAWLGLAVAIGGVSLFGICLGTFLQAGWIPFVAPMIALIGSSVAILAYRLLYNALHDELTGLPNRTLFINQVQWAINRGRQLNPLKQVGYDPSWAVLSLGLDSFKTINDSFGPHRADELLIALAKRLKSGLKSGDRLARVGGDEFAILLPQIRDIDEVAHLADYLQKQIKQPFVLQGQEVFTSASMGIVLNELDRYLQPEDVLRDAQTAMNQAKASGKARYQVFMPGMRVQVMTRLQLETDLRRAIERQEFQLHYQPVVSLLTGKIAGFEALLRWQNPQRGFVHPMEFISVAEETDLIIPIGQWVIEEACRQMQIWQHRFPQLAPLVVSVNLSSKQFAQANLVEQIEQALRQTGLNGHNLKLEITESIAMTDVETTIAMLMRLKALDLQLSIDDFGTGYSSLSYLHRFPTDTIKVDRSFVSRMGSENEDSHIVQTVIMLGHNLGMDIVAEGVETTEQLAQLRALKCEYGQGYLFSKPLPSEAIEQLLKTNPQW
- a CDS encoding bifunctional heptose 7-phosphate kinase/heptose 1-phosphate adenyltransferase, whose amino-acid sequence is MPSMTFDPTFTAKLAAAADRLTYLLDQFHQPRVLVIGDLCLDEFLTGQVERLSREAPVLIIRHEHTRQVAGGGANAVYNLAKLGAQVKAAGIVGKDEQGKALRHIFETAGINTEGMLLDGDRPTVTKTRISGHARQSVTQQIVRVDRKSDELPSQVLQEQLADYIQQNLSQVDAVVCSDYGDGTLSAPVIAAALSHPLSVVDAQKQLQRYQGATIFTPNLPEAEQAVGYPLGDGTDLALICQGGKDLIQATQAQQILITRGGEGMSLIHCDGSAHHIPAFNRTDVFDVTGAGDTVVAALTLGLILGASPWEAAVLGNLAASIVVRQFGTSTTSPTEMKAALHLLLEELGEA
- a CDS encoding DoxX family protein, which encodes MEILEAIDLMIPLVSVTAAWDLIALFIAVFPANIHQALHIIPIEGIPYHPILHWDRLPFQAVLIIWIW